A genomic window from Desulfovermiculus halophilus DSM 18834 includes:
- a CDS encoding DUF5395 family protein, translating to MQTLNMSFIHDGTNWIARDTSLEVADKSLSELDTKLRQAIEKTYTPLAGSQVAVNLDFDYSTIPHWMTQYHPYYIHRRLEFAF from the coding sequence ATGCAGACTCTGAATATGAGCTTCATCCACGACGGAACCAACTGGATCGCCAGGGATACCTCCCTGGAAGTGGCCGACAAAAGCCTGAGCGAGCTGGATACCAAGCTCCGTCAGGCGATTGAAAAAACATACACCCCGCTGGCGGGAAGCCAGGTCGCAGTCAACCTGGACTTTGACTATTCCACGATCCCCCACTGGATGACCCAGTACCACCCCTACTATATTCACAGGAGGCTGGAGTTCGCATTTTAG
- the cfa gene encoding cyclopropane fatty acyl phospholipid synthase yields MFFQQQTPEEMNMQAVQLKTRIQELLDCAGVTIDGDRPWDIRIHDQRFYARVLAEGSLLGLGESYLDGWWDCDALDQFIHRVIRAELDKQVTPKKDWMFAVKAKVLNLQDSTRAYEVGKHHYDIGNDLYQKMLDSRMTYSCGYWKEARDLEEAQEAKLDLVCRKLGLEPGMRVLDIGCGWGGTARFAAERYGAEVVGITVSREQVEYGQALCKGLPVEIRYQDYRSVSERFDRILSLGMFEHVGVKNYQTFMTRVRNLLEDDGLFLLHTIGRLESRSDCEPWISRYIFPNSMLPSARQICAAFEGLFVLEDWHSFGADYDPTLMAWHENFTQRWDELQKAYDQRFFRMWTYYLLTCAGAFRARSNQLWQLVLSPRGVQGRYDAPR; encoded by the coding sequence ATCTTCTTTCAGCAGCAAACACCGGAGGAGATGAATATGCAGGCCGTGCAGCTCAAAACGAGAATACAGGAACTGCTGGATTGTGCTGGGGTCACAATTGACGGGGACCGGCCGTGGGACATTCGCATCCACGATCAGCGCTTTTACGCCCGGGTCCTGGCCGAGGGTTCCTTGTTGGGGCTGGGGGAGTCGTACCTGGACGGGTGGTGGGACTGTGATGCCCTGGACCAGTTCATCCACCGGGTGATACGCGCCGAGCTGGACAAACAGGTAACCCCGAAGAAGGACTGGATGTTTGCAGTAAAGGCCAAGGTCTTGAACCTGCAAGACAGCACCAGGGCCTATGAGGTGGGCAAGCACCACTACGACATCGGCAACGACCTGTACCAAAAGATGCTGGATTCGCGGATGACCTACAGCTGCGGGTACTGGAAAGAGGCCCGGGATCTGGAGGAAGCCCAGGAAGCCAAGCTGGACCTGGTCTGCCGCAAACTGGGCCTTGAACCTGGAATGCGGGTGCTGGATATCGGCTGCGGCTGGGGCGGAACGGCCAGATTCGCCGCAGAGCGCTACGGGGCCGAGGTGGTCGGGATCACTGTGTCCCGGGAACAAGTGGAGTACGGGCAGGCCCTCTGCAAGGGCCTTCCGGTGGAAATCCGCTACCAGGACTACCGCAGCGTGAGCGAAAGATTCGACCGCATTTTGTCCCTGGGCATGTTCGAGCATGTGGGGGTCAAGAACTATCAGACCTTTATGACCCGGGTCCGGAACCTCCTGGAAGACGATGGGCTCTTTCTTTTGCACACCATCGGCCGCCTGGAAAGCAGATCTGACTGCGAACCCTGGATCTCACGCTACATCTTCCCCAACTCCATGCTCCCCTCAGCCCGACAGATCTGCGCGGCCTTCGAGGGGCTCTTTGTCCTTGAGGACTGGCACAGCTTCGGGGCGGACTACGATCCCACCCTGATGGCCTGGCACGAAAACTTCACCCAGCGCTGGGACGAACTGCAAAAAGCCTACGACCAGAGATTCTTCCGGATGTGGACCTACTATCTGCTCACCTGTGCCGGAGCGTTCCGGGCCAGATCCAACCAGCTCTGGCAACTGGTCCTGTCTCCCCGCGGAGTGCAGGGCCGATACGATGCCCCCAGATAG
- a CDS encoding amidohydrolase family protein: protein MIQGEQVWDAHIHLFPERLFAAIWGWFDRFGWDIPFAGWDLDSYLSFLQDMGVDRGFLLPYCHKPGMAMDLNRWVRSVALANPWLIPFASVHPEDEEIADTLALCLDSWGFAGLKLQLAVIKYPADHPALVPACREVYQRDKILILHAGTAPYAPGQEEYKALGLRRVLPVLEAFPGLKLIIPHFGLDELGLMQEILEAYPKVCVDTSWALANPKLEVPESELAGFMLAHRDRILFGTDFPILEHSPRDMLSALNRLVPDAETRRLILHANAQRLVAGSDAVGSQPG from the coding sequence ATGATTCAGGGCGAACAGGTCTGGGACGCACATATCCACTTGTTTCCCGAGCGGCTTTTTGCGGCTATCTGGGGATGGTTCGACCGCTTCGGCTGGGATATCCCCTTCGCAGGCTGGGATCTGGATTCTTATCTAAGCTTTTTGCAGGATATGGGTGTGGACAGGGGGTTTCTGCTCCCCTATTGCCACAAGCCGGGCATGGCCATGGATCTCAACCGCTGGGTCCGTTCGGTCGCCCTGGCCAATCCCTGGCTCATCCCCTTTGCCTCCGTCCACCCAGAGGACGAGGAGATAGCCGATACCCTGGCTCTGTGTCTTGATTCCTGGGGGTTTGCCGGACTCAAGCTGCAGCTGGCGGTGATCAAGTATCCGGCCGACCACCCGGCCCTGGTCCCAGCCTGCCGGGAGGTCTACCAGCGGGACAAGATCCTGATCCTCCACGCCGGGACGGCACCGTACGCTCCGGGGCAGGAGGAATACAAGGCCCTGGGGCTGAGGCGGGTCCTGCCGGTACTGGAGGCGTTTCCCGGCCTGAAGCTGATCATCCCCCATTTCGGCCTGGATGAGCTGGGTCTGATGCAGGAGATCCTGGAGGCTTACCCCAAGGTCTGCGTGGATACCTCCTGGGCCCTGGCCAATCCGAAGCTGGAGGTGCCGGAGTCGGAGCTGGCCGGGTTCATGCTTGCCCACAGGGACCGGATCCTGTTCGGAACCGATTTTCCCATCCTGGAGCACTCGCCCCGGGATATGCTTTCCGCTCTGAACCGGCTTGTCCCGGATGCTGAGACCCGGCGGCTGATCCTGCATGCCAACGCCCAGCGGCTTGTGGCCGGAAGTGATGCAGTAGGTTCTCAACCGGGCTGA
- a CDS encoding NAD(P)H-dependent flavin oxidoreductase, which yields MAAQNMPGLHIGKLAAPTPIVQGGMGIGISGAGLASAVADQGGVGVISAVGLGMLESASRTHYHQTNREALVREIRTARNKTSGIIGVNIMIALSDFDTLLLGAVDEGVDIIFLGAGLPLHFPEELSPERMRQMHTALVPIVSSAKAAKLILKYWSKRFNRVPDGFVLEGPMAGGHLGFTPEQIDDPGYALHRLLPEVLAAVAPYEQSRGHKIPVIAAGGVYTGRDIHDFLHLGAAGVQMGTRFVATHECDADIAFKQAFVQARQEDLTIIQSPVGLPGRAIENDFLRDVASGHKKPFTCPWKCLKTCDYTQSSYCIACALNQARAGRLKHGFAFAGANAWRVDRIMSVHELMHSLIDEYQAAARASETAPAEG from the coding sequence ATGGCAGCACAGAACATGCCCGGCCTGCACATCGGCAAGCTGGCCGCTCCAACTCCAATTGTCCAGGGCGGCATGGGCATCGGCATTTCTGGGGCCGGGCTGGCCTCAGCCGTTGCCGACCAGGGCGGCGTGGGCGTCATCTCCGCCGTTGGTCTGGGTATGCTGGAGTCAGCCTCCCGCACCCATTACCACCAGACCAATCGGGAGGCCCTGGTCCGGGAGATCAGGACGGCCCGGAACAAGACCTCCGGAATTATCGGGGTGAACATCATGATAGCCCTGTCCGACTTCGACACCCTGCTCCTGGGGGCCGTCGACGAAGGCGTGGACATCATCTTTCTGGGCGCCGGCCTCCCCCTGCATTTCCCCGAGGAGCTGTCCCCGGAACGGATGCGTCAAATGCACACCGCCCTGGTGCCTATAGTCTCCTCGGCCAAGGCGGCCAAGCTCATCCTCAAGTACTGGAGCAAGCGGTTCAACCGGGTGCCGGACGGTTTTGTGCTCGAAGGCCCTATGGCCGGGGGGCACCTGGGGTTCACCCCGGAACAGATAGACGATCCTGGATACGCACTGCACCGTTTGTTGCCCGAAGTCCTGGCCGCTGTGGCCCCGTATGAACAAAGCCGGGGACACAAGATCCCGGTCATTGCAGCCGGAGGGGTGTATACCGGCCGCGATATCCATGACTTCCTCCACCTCGGGGCCGCCGGGGTCCAAATGGGAACCAGGTTCGTGGCCACCCATGAATGTGATGCCGATATCGCATTCAAGCAGGCCTTTGTCCAGGCCAGACAGGAGGATTTGACCATTATCCAGAGTCCGGTTGGCCTGCCAGGACGGGCCATCGAGAACGACTTCCTGCGGGATGTGGCCTCCGGACACAAGAAGCCATTCACCTGCCCCTGGAAATGCCTGAAGACCTGCGACTACACCCAGTCATCCTATTGCATCGCCTGCGCCCTGAACCAGGCTCGGGCCGGAAGGCTCAAGCACGGATTCGCCTTTGCCGGAGCCAATGCCTGGCGGGTGGACCGGATCATGTCCGTTCATGAGCTGATGCACTCCCTGATTGACGAATACCAGGCCGCGGCAAGGGCATCGGAAACAGCCCCGGCTGAGGGCTGA
- a CDS encoding acetyl ornithine aminotransferase family protein: MRRPEITGPLPGPKAAAMIERDREFVSPSYTRMYPLVAREASGVWMRDVDDNLFLDFTAGIAVCSTGHAHPRVVQAVKDQAERLMHMSGTDFYYAPQIELARRLAFLVPGDERYKVYFGNSGAEAVEAAFKLARHHTRRELNIAFFGAFHGRTMGALSLTASKAVQRSHYNPLIPGITHIFYPYCYRCPFKLTYPACDLECVRWVEETLFRTTMPPEEVAAIFVEPIQGEGGYIVPPPEFHLRLAAVAKKYGILYVADEVQSGMGRTGKMFAMEHFGLVPDITALAKGIASGMPLGAALAPARIMDWEAGSHASTFGGNPVSCQAALATIDLLEEELMANARLQGERLMHGLRTLQDRYECIGDVRGMGLMVGLELVADRERKEKAPQWRDDVIQACFEKGLLLLGCGENTLRFCPPLTVGEQEVDTCVTILDEVLHRLGRRAASWG, from the coding sequence ATGCGGCGTCCGGAGATAACGGGGCCATTGCCGGGCCCCAAGGCTGCGGCCATGATCGAACGGGACAGGGAGTTCGTATCCCCTTCCTATACCCGGATGTATCCCTTGGTGGCCAGAGAGGCCAGCGGGGTGTGGATGCGGGATGTGGACGACAATCTGTTTCTGGACTTTACGGCCGGTATCGCCGTGTGCTCCACCGGGCACGCGCATCCCCGGGTGGTTCAGGCGGTCAAGGACCAGGCCGAACGGCTGATGCATATGTCCGGGACGGACTTTTATTACGCCCCGCAGATCGAGCTGGCCCGCAGGCTGGCCTTCCTGGTGCCGGGAGATGAACGGTACAAGGTGTATTTCGGCAATTCCGGAGCCGAGGCAGTGGAGGCCGCCTTCAAGCTGGCCCGGCACCATACCAGGCGGGAGCTGAACATCGCCTTTTTCGGCGCCTTTCACGGCCGGACCATGGGGGCGTTGTCCCTTACTGCCAGCAAAGCCGTCCAGCGCAGCCATTACAACCCCTTGATCCCCGGGATTACGCATATATTCTATCCCTACTGCTACCGGTGTCCGTTCAAGCTGACCTACCCGGCCTGCGATCTGGAATGCGTGCGCTGGGTGGAGGAGACCCTGTTCCGGACAACCATGCCCCCGGAAGAGGTGGCGGCCATATTCGTGGAGCCGATTCAGGGCGAAGGAGGCTACATTGTGCCGCCCCCCGAGTTCCATCTCCGACTGGCCGCGGTGGCCAAAAAATATGGAATCCTGTATGTGGCGGACGAAGTGCAGTCCGGGATGGGCCGGACAGGAAAGATGTTCGCCATGGAGCATTTCGGCCTGGTTCCGGATATTACGGCCCTGGCCAAGGGCATTGCCTCCGGGATGCCCCTGGGTGCTGCCCTGGCTCCGGCCCGGATCATGGATTGGGAGGCCGGGTCCCATGCTTCGACTTTCGGGGGCAATCCCGTGTCCTGCCAGGCTGCCCTGGCAACCATCGATCTCTTGGAGGAGGAGCTGATGGCCAATGCCCGCCTGCAGGGAGAGCGGCTCATGCACGGACTGCGCACCCTGCAGGACAGGTATGAGTGTATCGGCGACGTCCGGGGAATGGGGCTGATGGTCGGCCTGGAGTTGGTCGCGGACCGGGAGCGGAAGGAAAAGGCGCCTCAGTGGCGGGATGACGTGATCCAGGCCTGCTTTGAAAAAGGGCTCCTGCTCCTGGGCTGTGGAGAAAACACCCTGCGGTTCTGTCCGCCCCTGACTGTTGGGGAGCAGGAGGTGGACACCTGCGTGACCATCCTGGACGAGGTCCTGCACCGTCTGGGAAGGCGGGCGGCTTCCTGGGGGTGA
- the greA gene encoding transcription elongation factor GreA, which yields MDTIPISVEGFTKLREELEELKRERPEVIQAIKEAREEGDLRENAGYDAARERQGMLEARITFIESRLPKCDVIDIHSMQGSKIAFGATVEIEDIDTEERKKFTLLGPDEADYKKGSISVHSPLARALLGKEEGDDAVVDAPRGKIDYEIISVEYKGFPEGHFS from the coding sequence ATGGACACAATCCCCATTTCAGTTGAAGGCTTTACCAAGCTTCGGGAAGAGCTCGAAGAACTCAAGCGGGAACGCCCGGAAGTCATCCAGGCCATTAAAGAGGCCAGAGAAGAAGGGGATCTGCGGGAAAACGCCGGCTATGATGCCGCGCGGGAGAGGCAGGGAATGCTCGAAGCCCGGATCACCTTCATCGAATCCAGGCTGCCCAAATGCGACGTCATTGATATCCACAGCATGCAGGGGAGCAAGATCGCCTTTGGAGCCACTGTGGAGATTGAGGACATAGACACCGAAGAACGCAAAAAGTTCACCCTTTTGGGGCCAGACGAAGCGGACTACAAGAAAGGGAGCATCTCCGTTCACTCACCATTGGCCCGGGCCCTTCTGGGCAAGGAGGAAGGAGACGACGCTGTGGTCGATGCACCGCGGGGTAAAATCGATTATGAAATCATATCTGTGGAGTACAAGGGTTTTCCGGAGGGACATTTCTCCTAG
- a CDS encoding RNA recognition motif domain-containing protein produces MIKKMYVGNLAFQSTEDDIQELFGQFGEVKSVNLITDRETGRSRGFAFVEMGEEEANAAMQSLDGTSFEGRNLKVNEARPRT; encoded by the coding sequence ATGATCAAGAAGATGTATGTTGGGAATCTGGCCTTTCAGTCCACCGAGGACGACATCCAAGAACTGTTCGGTCAGTTCGGCGAAGTCAAGTCAGTCAACCTGATCACTGACAGGGAAACCGGCAGGTCACGCGGATTTGCCTTTGTGGAAATGGGCGAGGAAGAGGCGAACGCCGCCATGCAGAGCCTGGACGGGACCAGCTTCGAAGGCCGGAACCTGAAGGTGAACGAAGCCCGCCCCCGGACCTAG